The following coding sequences lie in one Vibrio algicola genomic window:
- a CDS encoding TackOD1 domain-containing metal-binding protein: MTELNKHSASVCLISANEPEQDKLLQSIHQLEHTHTWQIYVMKESTLSAHLSDGLWSENEWEAKWQQHQKRLSHLNDRQTCPILTWLWLDEKRSLLPVKDHHTDQVYYYPLIDCYYPALQSAQTYVVAKLKNQLLQTEDFIDRIRHCPECDSAHLNYVETCVYCHSADIQLFWSNRSGHLDCG, encoded by the coding sequence TTGACTGAACTCAATAAGCATTCAGCATCAGTTTGTCTTATTTCAGCAAACGAACCAGAACAAGACAAATTATTACAATCAATTCATCAATTAGAACACACGCATACTTGGCAAATATATGTGATGAAAGAAAGTACCTTATCTGCTCATTTATCTGATGGGTTATGGTCGGAAAATGAGTGGGAAGCGAAATGGCAACAACATCAAAAACGGTTATCTCATCTCAATGACCGACAAACTTGCCCTATCCTCACTTGGTTATGGCTGGATGAAAAGCGCTCTTTATTACCCGTAAAAGATCATCATACCGACCAAGTTTATTATTACCCATTGATCGATTGTTATTACCCTGCATTACAGTCAGCACAAACGTATGTAGTGGCAAAGCTGAAAAATCAATTACTCCAAACAGAAGACTTTATCGACCGAATTCGGCACTGCCCTGAGTGTGACTCAGCACATCTTAATTATGTTGAAACCTGCGTGTATTGCCACAGCGCGGATATCCAACTATTCTGGTCTAATCGATCTGGACACCTTGATTGTGGATAA
- a CDS encoding bifunctional 2',3'-cyclic-nucleotide 2'-phosphodiesterase/3'-nucleotidase has translation MKIVRHPLSLSVLIGMIGLSNPTFADTIHLRVIETTDIHANYMDYDYYKDQASKKIGLVRAATLIENARKEVKNSVLVDNGDLLQGSPMGDYIASHGLKPSEVHPAYKAMNLLDYDVGNIGNHEFNYGLDFLAEATNDANFPYVNANVVDAKTGKNYFNPYVIKKYQFKDTDGESHQIKVGYIGFVPPQIMVWDRKNLTGKVKVADIKETAEKFIPKMRAEGADVIVAIPHSGISTEKYQQGAENSVYYLTKVKGIDAITFGHSHAVFPSEEFAKVAGADIKQGTINGVPSVMPGRWGSHVGVIDLVLEQKGDKWMVANGKAEARPIYDAKAQKSLAAEDMQVKHALEEDHQGTRDFVNQPIGKASDEMYSYLSLVQDDPTVQIVNMAQKDYTERFIQGDPDLDGLPVLAAAAPFKAGGRKNDPGNFTEVEAGQLTFRNAADLYLYPNTLVALKVSGADVKEWLECSAGQFNQIDPNSSKPQSLINWDGFRTYNYDVIDGVNYQIDVTQPAKYDGDCKAIHPDSQRIVNLTYKGEPINPKQTFIVATNNYRAYGGKFAGTGSKYVAFDSPDENRTILADYITRVSKEKGQVTPSADNNWSFAPIKTKANLDVRFETSPSDKAAAFIKAKAQYPMKKVATDEVGFAVYQLELNK, from the coding sequence ATGAAAATTGTACGCCACCCACTTTCTTTGTCTGTGTTGATCGGGATGATCGGCCTGTCAAATCCTACTTTTGCGGACACTATTCACTTACGCGTGATTGAAACTACGGACATTCATGCGAACTATATGGATTACGATTACTACAAAGATCAAGCTTCGAAGAAAATCGGCTTAGTTCGCGCGGCAACCTTGATTGAGAATGCGCGTAAAGAAGTTAAAAATAGCGTGCTGGTGGATAACGGTGATTTATTGCAAGGCAGTCCGATGGGCGATTATATTGCCTCGCATGGTTTAAAACCAAGTGAAGTGCACCCCGCTTATAAAGCGATGAATTTACTTGATTATGATGTGGGTAACATTGGCAACCACGAATTTAACTATGGGCTAGATTTTTTAGCTGAAGCCACCAATGATGCTAATTTTCCGTATGTGAATGCCAATGTGGTTGATGCTAAAACGGGCAAGAATTACTTTAACCCTTATGTGATCAAAAAATATCAGTTTAAAGATACTGACGGTGAGTCACACCAAATTAAAGTCGGTTATATTGGTTTTGTACCACCACAAATCATGGTGTGGGATAGAAAAAATCTAACTGGCAAAGTAAAAGTTGCCGATATAAAAGAAACGGCTGAAAAGTTCATCCCTAAAATGCGCGCCGAAGGGGCCGATGTGATTGTCGCCATTCCTCACTCGGGCATTTCGACTGAGAAATACCAACAAGGAGCGGAAAATTCCGTTTATTACCTCACTAAAGTAAAAGGCATTGATGCGATCACTTTTGGTCATTCTCATGCCGTGTTCCCAAGCGAAGAATTTGCCAAAGTGGCTGGCGCAGATATTAAACAAGGCACCATTAATGGCGTACCTTCGGTGATGCCGGGTCGTTGGGGGAGCCATGTGGGGGTGATTGATTTAGTGCTCGAACAAAAAGGTGATAAATGGATGGTTGCCAACGGTAAAGCCGAAGCTCGTCCTATTTATGATGCTAAGGCTCAAAAGTCTTTAGCTGCAGAAGATATGCAAGTGAAACATGCGCTTGAAGAAGATCATCAAGGCACGCGGGATTTTGTTAATCAGCCAATCGGTAAAGCCAGTGATGAAATGTACAGTTACTTGTCGTTAGTGCAAGATGATCCTACGGTACAAATTGTTAATATGGCGCAAAAAGATTACACCGAACGCTTTATTCAAGGCGATCCCGATCTGGATGGTTTACCGGTTTTAGCCGCAGCAGCACCGTTTAAAGCGGGTGGCCGTAAGAACGATCCTGGTAACTTTACCGAAGTCGAAGCAGGGCAACTAACTTTCCGTAATGCGGCTGATTTATACCTGTATCCAAATACGCTGGTGGCACTTAAAGTGTCTGGCGCTGATGTAAAAGAATGGCTTGAGTGTTCAGCAGGGCAGTTTAATCAAATTGATCCAAACAGCAGTAAGCCGCAGTCACTCATTAACTGGGATGGTTTCCGTACGTATAATTACGATGTGATTGATGGGGTTAACTATCAAATTGATGTGACTCAACCGGCCAAATATGACGGTGATTGTAAGGCGATTCACCCTGATTCTCAGCGTATTGTGAACCTGACTTATAAAGGCGAGCCGATCAACCCTAAACAAACCTTTATCGTGGCGACCAATAACTACCGAGCTTATGGCGGTAAGTTTGCAGGTACTGGTTCCAAGTATGTGGCGTTTGATTCTCCGGATGAAAACCGCACAATCTTGGCCGACTATATTACCCGCGTGAGTAAAGAGAAGGGCCAAGTCACGCCAAGCGCGGATAACAACTGGTCGTTTGCCCCGATTAAAACCAAAGCCAATTTAGATGTGCGCTTTGAAACCTCACCAAGCGATAAAGCCGCCGCTTTCATTAAAGCCAAAGCCCAGTATCCGATGAAGAAAGTCGCTACCGATGAAGTTGGTTTCGCGGTTTACCAGTTGGAGTTGAATAAGTAA
- a CDS encoding DUF6279 family lipoprotein: MTKRICIILSLLLMTACSTQFFYNRLDWMAAQYVDRYVSLSDQQQASFKQSVREVQAWHRAEQLPLYIKQIDYLLTLTPSQANKQQVAQQYEVLKDFSTQLVTHSMPHLYRLFMSLDQQQGDELFDSLQRKYEDRYADDNDLSDQQRREKSQQGMTDILETWIGDLSASQVAMVKQWSKDRPSMRQDWLKQQLINKSELQVLFLQRNDSPAFKQKFSTTLLNPDRLYPESLTQKRQHNRTVTITMLVDVIQAMNPEQFEHYHQQLRDWRERFSELMEDAK, translated from the coding sequence ATGACCAAACGGATTTGTATCATATTGAGTTTGCTATTAATGACAGCCTGTTCAACCCAATTTTTTTATAACCGCTTAGATTGGATGGCAGCGCAATATGTCGATCGCTATGTGTCATTAAGTGATCAACAACAAGCGTCGTTTAAACAATCGGTACGCGAGGTGCAAGCGTGGCATCGAGCCGAACAATTACCCTTATATATTAAACAGATTGATTACCTGCTTACTCTGACGCCCTCTCAAGCGAACAAGCAACAAGTGGCACAACAGTACGAGGTACTAAAAGACTTTTCGACTCAATTAGTCACTCATTCTATGCCGCATTTATACCGCTTATTTATGAGTTTAGATCAACAACAAGGCGATGAATTATTTGATTCGTTGCAACGCAAATACGAAGACCGTTATGCCGATGATAATGACCTCAGCGATCAACAACGGCGCGAAAAATCACAACAAGGAATGACTGACATATTGGAAACGTGGATCGGCGATTTGTCTGCCTCACAAGTTGCGATGGTGAAGCAATGGAGTAAAGATCGTCCATCTATGCGGCAAGATTGGCTTAAACAACAATTGATCAATAAATCCGAATTACAGGTGTTATTTTTGCAGCGTAATGACTCACCTGCATTCAAACAAAAATTTAGCACGACCTTGCTTAACCCCGATAGGTTGTACCCCGAGTCGCTCACGCAAAAACGGCAACATAACCGCACCGTCACGATTACGATGCTGGTGGATGTGATCCAAGCCATGAACCCAGAGCAGTTTGAGCATTACCATCAACAATTACGCGATTGGCGCGAGAGGTTTAGCGAACTTATGGAAGATGCAAAATAA